Genomic DNA from Garra rufa chromosome 22, GarRuf1.0, whole genome shotgun sequence:
gtagaaaaaataaataaataaggatatAATCTTTAAAAATTAGTATGCAAAAGCATATTGTATAAAATACcttaaattacataaataaaataaataataatttaattaaaatgtaatacttttaatatataaataacttCTAAACAATATAAGGAATAAAAACCAACAATAAATAAACACTGTATACATCTGTATAAGACACCATAATAAAAAAGGAGTGCAAACACTGATTAACaacactgattttttttcttcttctgtaaATGGAGAGAAGCTTCAAGACGTCCAGTTCTTAAACATGAGTTTTGGAGGAGGTGAAGAACTCCAGCTGGTTCATGAAACTTATGACCCGTTTTCTGACGATCTCCCAGCTTTGACCTCCGTCCACCTGAAAGAGTACAAGAGTTCACAATCCACAATTTAGACAATTTTCCATATTTATACCTGCGGACTGATCTAAATATTAGAATCCTACCTTGTTCACTTCTGTCATTTGTCTCAGTCTTTTAAAATACAGATGCAACTTTTTGTTCCTCTTCATTTTGTAGGCACCCTGCATCGAGAAAACAAATTTATGAGTTCATCTGACTTGATGTTTGTGGTATTATATTTTTGTATAGTTTTGTACTCACACATGAGCGCAGTCCATCAATCTCCTCATGCATTACAGCTAAGAAATCGTCCCTTTTTTTAGCTCCCCAGGGGACGACGGCATCGTCAAAGAGGGCCGTGATCTCAATCAGAGCCTGAATGACAAACTGGATCTGTTTCTCACGCTGGAAAGAACAAACATAGACAGGTATATGAATATAGattcataatctataataataataataataataataataagactttttttctaaCCTCTGCTTCTCTGTGCTCATTGATCAGATCATGTGGGATAGGGTTGATGTCCTTATGGTCATTATGGATTTTCTCACCCTATATGAAAAAGTCAGAAacagatttaattaattatttttaacagAATCAGATCTGAAAAGTTTAAAAGAATTCCGGTTAGCTATTACAGCTGCATTTGGTATAGATTTATATGAGTATCAACCTTTTTTTCTGTAAGcgtgtctggcttctggtctctattagctattttagctgtacaaagtgcctaattttgctgctttttttttttttttataatctgaagaatttattagccacaaagaaccttttgggaaccagaaaggttcttcagatgttaaagtttctttatgaatcaatttagacaaaaaggttcttctatagcatcgtgaagcacctttagtttttaagagtgtactaacACGTTAAAGAACAAGATGGTACAGTTATCACTCTATATCCCataatatgtcttagtaagatgataTTTAATGCTTAGGGAAAAAATATGTTCCTCAAAAGCCTGATGGATCATATCTgatacattttagtaattttagtaagtAATTTTTCTAAATGGATATGACTCAAGTAATGATGTCTCTCAAttagtattaaaaattaaaatgttactttttaatgtacaaatgtgaccctgggccaaaAAGTAGCTTATGGGTGCATTTGTAGCAACagccgaaaatacattgtatgggttaaaattaacattatgccaaaaattatattattaatataattaatataatataaggatattaagtaaatatcatgttctatgaagatattttgtaaaattcctattgtaaatatatcaaaacgtaatttttgattagtaatatgcattgctaagaattttatttggacaactttaaaggcaattttctcaatatttatttttttgcaccctcagattccagattttcaaatagttgtatctcaggccaaatattgtcctattctaaatTATACATCGATGAAAAGCTTAAAATCTCATctctcatgactggttttgtgtccaATGGTCACAAATATTCCAATTAGTCTctaaaaagaattaaaaattaaaatggtaAAAAACAACTCACCATATTTCTGATCAGATTCAAAGAACTTCCATGGTGCTGTTTAAACT
This window encodes:
- the LOC141298335 gene encoding interferon a3-like, with protein sequence MEETQHLPTLEKNKRIDSIETAAALQWINLRHQSSLESQHDKMDLRLVQLCLLLSACGFSSVLSCRWIEHKFKQHHGSSLNLIRNMGEKIHNDHKDINPIPHDLINEHREAEREKQIQFVIQALIEITALFDDAVVPWGAKKRDDFLAVMHEEIDGLRSCGAYKMKRNKKLHLYFKRLRQMTEVNKVDGGQSWEIVRKRVISFMNQLEFFTSSKTHV